In one window of uncultured Acetobacteroides sp. DNA:
- a CDS encoding glycoside hydrolase family 3 N-terminal domain-containing protein translates to MDRFFFRTCSFLLISTIVFAFFVEIEPAGAKIKYKQSVSTREQWVDSVFSQLTTRQKIGQLMMVAAFSRKDLQNVEEVESLIKNYGIGGVIFMRGGPVAQAKLTNRYQNLSKIPLMVGIDGEWGLSMRLDSIRGFSRQMLLGAFKNDSLIYEMGKEVARECKLLRVNVNFAPSVDINSNPLNPIINVRSFGENRDLVSQKGIAYMRGMQDHGLIACAKHFPGHGETEVDSHRALPFLGLSRQRLDSIELYPFRKLVNAGVQGIMVGHLSVPALEPNLDNPTSISRKVVTDLLKKEIGFKGLVFSDALNMKGISASRSPEKVCSDALRAGNDILLFPEDVPASIRKIEWEIFWGRIDEKEVDEKVRRVLGVKFDLGLTGYYPIDVNNNLVKDLNSTNAEGLRESMVASAMTVISNKDDILPLMRLDTLSIAVLNVGEDMENTFTNTMAQYCKIRQFDIQRNAGQVAFDSLGNVLKPYNLVIVGYHDTDARAEKNYGVDSVCAAFIGRLATEKKCILNYFGSPYGIGLFPNLDNFYSITVGYESSVQSEKCMAEVLFGGRKATGFLPVSINPEFKQGRGIQLDSVIRIRMGTPEEFGINRTSFADVEELVNKAISIQTIPGCQVLAMKDGVIFYYKAFGSKTYNGDDTVSTTDMYDIASVTKVSATLPVLMKLSDNKFLDVDRKIGDYLPELKNTNKFDITCREILVHQSGLSSGISMYPKYLRSVFKGKPLYSATISDDYPFKTEDGKYQNRSYYLDNALFGTEYSEKHQLQVASSIYVSKSIKDSILVDITGSRVSGRGEYHYSDLGFYYFQRIIENCYHKSLDRVVDSLFFRKLGMNSTMYNPTDKVSLANIVPTEVDYTFRNQLLRGFVHDPGAALMGGVAGHAGVFSNAIDLAKLMQLYLNKGVYGGDRYFSDSTFNLFNTPQFSNNRRALGFDKPEPDSKKESPVGKEALRLSFGHTGYTGTMVWADPTRKFVYIFLSNRVYPSSQGSKLSELNTRTDILTKFLHMIDDKSSTKHKD, encoded by the coding sequence ATGGATAGGTTTTTTTTTCGCACTTGCTCATTTCTGCTAATTTCCACAATCGTTTTTGCTTTTTTTGTTGAAATAGAGCCTGCTGGTGCAAAGATTAAGTATAAGCAAAGTGTTAGTACTAGGGAACAGTGGGTTGATTCTGTATTTTCACAGTTAACCACTCGGCAAAAGATCGGGCAGCTGATGATGGTTGCTGCATTTTCTAGAAAGGATTTGCAGAATGTGGAGGAGGTTGAATCTCTTATAAAGAATTATGGAATAGGAGGTGTAATCTTTATGCGTGGTGGTCCTGTAGCCCAAGCTAAACTTACCAACAGATACCAAAACCTCTCTAAGATACCACTTATGGTTGGTATTGATGGCGAATGGGGGCTCTCGATGCGACTTGACAGTATTAGGGGGTTTTCTCGACAAATGCTTTTAGGAGCATTTAAGAATGATAGCCTTATATATGAAATGGGGAAAGAGGTTGCTCGTGAGTGTAAGCTACTTCGTGTAAATGTAAACTTTGCGCCTTCTGTTGATATTAATAGCAATCCGCTAAATCCAATTATAAATGTTCGTTCTTTTGGCGAAAACCGCGATTTGGTCAGTCAAAAGGGAATTGCCTACATGCGAGGTATGCAGGATCATGGCCTAATTGCTTGTGCAAAACACTTCCCTGGTCATGGAGAGACAGAGGTTGACTCGCATCGTGCACTTCCATTTTTGGGGCTTAGCCGTCAGCGGCTAGATTCTATAGAACTTTATCCATTTAGGAAATTGGTGAATGCTGGTGTTCAGGGAATAATGGTAGGGCATCTTTCAGTTCCTGCATTAGAGCCTAACCTTGACAATCCAACAAGCATATCGCGAAAGGTTGTTACCGATTTATTGAAAAAGGAGATTGGCTTTAAAGGTTTAGTGTTCTCCGATGCGCTAAATATGAAGGGAATATCAGCTTCGCGATCGCCCGAGAAGGTTTGTTCTGATGCTCTAAGAGCGGGGAACGATATCTTACTTTTCCCAGAAGATGTTCCTGCCTCCATTCGTAAAATTGAATGGGAGATTTTCTGGGGGCGTATTGACGAGAAGGAGGTAGACGAGAAGGTAAGGCGAGTGCTTGGTGTAAAGTTCGATCTTGGATTAACAGGTTATTACCCAATTGATGTAAATAACAACCTGGTAAAAGATTTGAACAGTACTAATGCCGAAGGGTTACGAGAAAGCATGGTGGCGAGTGCAATGACGGTTATCTCTAATAAGGATGACATTCTTCCGCTTATGCGTCTAGATACGTTAAGTATTGCAGTTTTGAATGTTGGGGAAGATATGGAGAATACTTTCACGAACACGATGGCACAGTATTGTAAGATTCGCCAATTCGATATACAGAGAAATGCAGGTCAAGTAGCATTCGATAGTCTAGGTAACGTTTTAAAACCGTATAATCTAGTTATAGTTGGGTATCATGATACCGATGCTCGTGCCGAGAAAAACTATGGAGTAGATAGCGTTTGTGCTGCATTTATTGGCCGATTAGCCACCGAAAAGAAATGTATTTTAAATTACTTTGGAAGCCCTTACGGAATAGGTCTTTTCCCAAATTTGGATAACTTTTATTCTATTACTGTTGGGTATGAATCATCGGTGCAAAGCGAAAAGTGCATGGCCGAAGTGCTCTTTGGTGGACGAAAGGCTACGGGATTTCTTCCTGTTTCTATTAACCCTGAATTCAAACAAGGAAGGGGAATTCAACTCGATTCTGTTATTCGTATCCGGATGGGAACGCCTGAAGAGTTCGGTATTAACAGGACGAGCTTTGCTGATGTTGAAGAGTTGGTGAATAAGGCAATTAGTATTCAGACAATTCCTGGTTGTCAGGTCTTGGCAATGAAGGATGGGGTGATCTTTTATTATAAAGCATTTGGATCGAAGACTTATAATGGTGATGATACAGTTTCTACAACCGATATGTACGATATAGCATCGGTAACCAAGGTAAGCGCGACTCTGCCTGTTCTTATGAAACTTTCTGACAACAAGTTCTTGGATGTAGATCGTAAAATAGGTGACTATCTTCCAGAACTTAAAAACACCAATAAGTTTGATATTACTTGCAGGGAGATACTTGTCCACCAGTCAGGACTTTCTTCTGGAATATCGATGTACCCTAAGTACTTGCGTTCGGTATTTAAAGGTAAGCCACTGTATAGTGCTACAATTTCTGATGACTATCCGTTCAAGACCGAAGACGGGAAGTATCAAAATCGAAGCTACTACTTGGATAATGCCCTTTTTGGAACGGAGTATTCCGAAAAGCACCAGCTTCAAGTGGCGTCATCTATCTATGTCTCGAAATCGATAAAGGATAGTATTTTGGTGGATATTACAGGTTCGAGAGTTAGCGGTAGAGGCGAATACCATTATTCTGATCTTGGCTTTTACTACTTTCAGCGAATCATAGAAAATTGCTACCACAAATCGCTAGATAGGGTTGTGGATAGCTTGTTCTTTAGGAAACTGGGGATGAATTCAACCATGTATAATCCTACTGACAAAGTAAGCCTGGCGAACATTGTACCAACAGAGGTTGACTATACGTTTAGAAATCAGTTGTTGCGCGGATTCGTTCATGATCCAGGTGCTGCTCTTATGGGAGGAGTTGCTGGGCATGCCGGTGTATTCTCTAATGCGATAGATTTGGCGAAGCTAATGCAACTTTACCTTAACAAAGGAGTGTATGGAGGGGATCGGTACTTTAGCGATTCTACCTTTAACTTGTTTAACACACCTCAGTTCTCAAACAACCGACGTGCATTGGGGTTTGATAAGCCTGAACCCGATAGCAAAAAGGAAAGTCCAGTAGGGAAGGAAGCCTTGCGGCTATCTTTCGGTCATACAGGCTATACGGGTACAATGGTATGGGCTGATCCTACCCGAAAATTTGTGTATATTTTCTTGTCAAATAGGGTTTATCCGTCTTCGCAGGGGAGTAAACTTAGCGAGTTGAATACCCGAACCGATATATTAACAAAGTTTCTGCATATGATTGACGATAAATCCTCCACTAAGCATAAAGACTAA
- a CDS encoding TetR/AcrR family transcriptional regulator, producing MTAKFSKTRETIVDVSRNVFGEMGYYNATINDIALACNRGRRTIYTYFKSKDEIYNEVIKVESTKMSAELQNYFSNVLDPHEKLRMYIIKRMEIIRNLVYAHKALKTCFFKEKAHFDQIRREFDKEEIKIVLSILDEGIRRSVFQVLNMSLTAHNLLVTLKAFESNFMEMNPDEALKQRQQEIIRVILYGIFNNNNLR from the coding sequence ATGACAGCAAAATTCAGTAAGACACGCGAGACCATTGTAGATGTTTCCCGTAATGTTTTCGGGGAAATGGGCTACTATAATGCCACAATTAATGATATTGCGCTTGCTTGTAATAGAGGGCGACGCACAATATACACCTACTTTAAGTCTAAAGATGAGATTTATAACGAGGTAATAAAGGTTGAGTCTACTAAGATGTCTGCCGAGTTACAGAATTATTTCTCGAATGTACTCGATCCTCATGAGAAACTTAGGATGTACATCATCAAGCGTATGGAGATTATTCGGAATTTGGTGTATGCGCACAAAGCTTTGAAGACTTGTTTTTTTAAGGAGAAGGCTCATTTTGATCAAATTCGTCGGGAATTTGATAAGGAAGAGATTAAAATTGTGCTGAGCATCCTCGACGAAGGTATTCGTCGTAGTGTTTTCCAGGTTCTCAATATGAGCTTAACGGCTCACAATCTCTTGGTAACGTTGAAGGCCTTTGAGAGCAACTTTATGGAAATGAACCCTGACGAGGCGTTAAAGCAAAGGCAACAAGAGATTATTAGAGTTATTCTATACGGCATTTTCAATAATAATAACCTACGATAG
- a CDS encoding outer membrane beta-barrel protein has product MRRFFWLLIFILLSATSSFSQSRLSVVGFVSDTTGKRPVEFATVVLLSSRDSSIVSSALADVNGVFELRNVAPGRYLVKVSQMSFSSTIKRINARGASGLYNVGNIRMVRKQIALGEVVITGKSTPVRVAKDTIEFNAGAYKPREQDMVADVLRKLPGVTVDKDGAVTINGKPVTQIMVDGKKFFLNDPSLATQNLPADIIDKIQVVNKKSDQAEFTKIDDGNTEKVINLTLKKDKKRGVFGSYRAGVGTRDAYDVGARTGGFENATQLVAFGGYNNINRHGGGSGAAFPNASKQGIVTIGNAAVNLNYEPSERLHANGSYRFGYSSTDKDASANRQNYDTRGTFNSDSHTEGNSISRSHSLYSRVEYAADTTLSVIISPNVQMSGGDSHDGSRSHLFDTNGALVNSEERTSSRKSSSETYGLAVLLQKKLAKPRKTLSLDVDGKLSNSSSDDFILQKNYYAAKDSTNIRNQSVDASGRKASLGTNLAYTHPLGKYLTAELSYQLNATSNRSTNAAFDFNPSTKRYDMANGMYSKRYKNEEYKNAAGVFLNFSNGWLVVNLGANANIISQDYHNRMGVAWLDTSVVYRNISPSALVSLSSGEGSDLSFSYSGNTRQPGVEQLHPIQNPNTPNSIYLANPLLKEEFGHSFSLSYSYFNKVSFLSFSNNLGYSFTQEAIASKSYRDELGKYYQQAVNVDGQYSVSNFTTIAKSMFTNMLHLSASVNTGYNHTPSFFNQVKYFANQTTLGETLKAYLTLESVEVGANCGYSTNWASYDGLAANASATKESSRYSTLSFGGDMTVRLPAGFVVKSTIEASRKQGSRNAGGESSYLWNGALTKMFLKDRSLALTVLAFDILDKFRPFSRTVTASYIEEARYKAMSQLFMVSLSYNLNRFGGAAKGR; this is encoded by the coding sequence ATGCGGCGTTTCTTTTGGCTGTTAATCTTCATTCTCCTGTCTGCAACATCTTCTTTTTCGCAAAGTCGGCTTAGCGTTGTTGGCTTTGTTTCTGATACTACGGGAAAGCGCCCTGTAGAGTTTGCCACGGTTGTGCTTCTTTCGAGCAGAGACTCTAGCATTGTTAGCTCGGCGCTTGCCGATGTTAACGGCGTGTTCGAACTGCGGAATGTAGCTCCTGGACGTTACCTCGTCAAGGTTTCTCAAATGTCATTCAGCTCTACTATAAAGCGCATCAACGCGAGAGGCGCTAGCGGACTTTATAACGTGGGGAACATCCGAATGGTGCGGAAGCAGATTGCCCTAGGGGAGGTGGTTATCACCGGGAAGAGCACTCCGGTTAGGGTGGCTAAGGACACCATCGAGTTTAATGCTGGTGCCTACAAGCCAAGGGAGCAGGATATGGTGGCCGATGTGCTGCGCAAGCTGCCCGGCGTTACGGTGGACAAGGATGGCGCTGTTACCATCAACGGAAAGCCAGTGACGCAGATCATGGTCGACGGCAAAAAGTTCTTCTTGAACGACCCGTCGCTGGCTACCCAGAATCTGCCGGCTGATATCATCGATAAAATACAGGTGGTCAACAAGAAGAGCGACCAGGCGGAGTTCACCAAAATTGATGACGGCAACACCGAGAAGGTGATCAACCTCACCCTGAAGAAGGACAAGAAGCGGGGCGTATTTGGCAGCTACCGGGCGGGCGTTGGCACTCGCGATGCCTACGACGTGGGGGCGCGAACCGGCGGTTTCGAGAACGCCACGCAGCTGGTGGCCTTTGGGGGGTACAACAACATTAATAGGCATGGCGGGGGGAGCGGCGCGGCTTTCCCGAACGCCTCGAAGCAGGGCATTGTCACCATTGGCAACGCTGCGGTGAACCTAAACTACGAGCCGAGCGAGAGGCTGCACGCCAATGGGAGCTACCGATTTGGGTATAGCAGCACCGATAAGGATGCAAGCGCCAACCGGCAGAACTACGATACGCGGGGAACCTTTAATAGCGATAGCCATACGGAGGGGAATTCGATTAGCCGCTCGCATAGCCTCTACTCGCGGGTTGAGTATGCCGCAGATACTACGCTTTCGGTGATTATCTCCCCGAATGTTCAGATGTCGGGGGGCGACTCGCATGACGGCAGCCGTTCGCACCTGTTCGACACCAATGGGGCGCTGGTTAACTCGGAGGAGCGGACCTCCTCCCGTAAATCGAGCTCGGAAACCTACGGGTTGGCCGTGCTCCTTCAAAAGAAGCTGGCGAAACCCCGCAAGACGCTCTCGCTCGATGTTGACGGGAAGCTGTCGAACAGCAGCAGCGACGATTTCATCCTTCAGAAAAACTACTACGCGGCGAAGGACTCGACCAACATCCGCAACCAGAGCGTTGATGCCAGCGGCAGGAAGGCGTCGTTGGGCACCAACCTAGCCTATACGCACCCTCTGGGCAAATACCTTACGGCGGAGCTCAGCTACCAACTGAATGCCACCAGCAACCGGAGCACCAACGCCGCCTTCGACTTTAACCCCTCCACCAAGCGGTACGACATGGCCAACGGCATGTACTCGAAGCGCTACAAGAACGAGGAGTACAAGAATGCCGCTGGCGTTTTCCTGAATTTCTCGAACGGCTGGCTGGTGGTCAACCTTGGGGCCAATGCCAACATCATCAGCCAGGACTACCACAACCGGATGGGCGTGGCCTGGCTCGATACGTCTGTCGTGTACAGGAATATCTCGCCCTCGGCGCTCGTGTCGTTAAGTTCCGGCGAGGGAAGCGACCTCTCCTTTAGCTACAGCGGCAATACGCGGCAGCCTGGGGTGGAGCAGCTGCACCCGATCCAGAACCCCAATACGCCCAACAGCATCTACCTGGCCAATCCGCTGCTGAAGGAGGAATTCGGCCATTCGTTCTCGCTTAGCTACAGCTACTTCAACAAGGTTTCCTTCCTCTCGTTTAGCAATAACCTTGGCTACAGCTTCACGCAGGAGGCCATTGCCAGCAAAAGCTACCGCGACGAGCTGGGGAAGTACTACCAGCAGGCCGTTAACGTGGATGGCCAGTACAGCGTGAGCAACTTTACCACCATCGCCAAGTCGATGTTCACCAATATGCTGCACCTGTCGGCCTCCGTGAATACGGGCTACAACCACACCCCCAGCTTCTTTAACCAGGTGAAGTACTTCGCCAACCAAACCACCCTGGGCGAGACACTTAAGGCGTACCTTACGCTCGAATCGGTAGAGGTTGGCGCCAATTGCGGCTACTCCACCAATTGGGCCTCGTACGATGGGCTTGCAGCCAATGCCTCGGCCACGAAGGAGAGCAGCCGCTACTCCACGCTCTCGTTCGGGGGGGATATGACGGTTCGGCTTCCTGCCGGCTTCGTGGTGAAATCTACCATCGAGGCCTCGCGCAAGCAGGGGAGCCGCAATGCGGGCGGCGAAAGCTCGTATCTGTGGAATGGTGCGCTAACCAAAATGTTCCTAAAGGATAGGTCGCTGGCGCTGACGGTGCTGGCCTTCGACATTTTGGATAAGTTCCGCCCCTTTTCGAGAACTGTGACGGCTTCGTACATCGAGGAAGCCCGGTATAAGGCCATGTCGCAGCTCTTTATGGTGTCGCTGAGCTACAACCTCAACCGATTCGGCGGTGCGGCGAAGGGTCGATAG
- a CDS encoding outer membrane beta-barrel family protein → MSLNKFRIFMLASLLGLAAAATAQQRSGGGTGAGHNGNPSGSLKFSKLTGTVIDKSTSKPVEYANITILRAKDSTFVTGGISDNAGRFAIDRVPYGLYTVKVKFIGYATSVIKNVKAMQPNTEVGKVDITPATKNLAEVTVTGRKSEVQNNLDKKVFNIDKSMYGTGGTALDIMQSLPAVAVDFDGNVSMRGSNVTILIDGRPSNLVSLDQMPAHLIERVEIISNPSAKYDPEGMSGIINIILKKNVQRGLNGMVNLNAGYNNKWMGSATLNYRKNKLNYFVNYTLRSFDGESYQDMWSNNTFGSANTLLQRNTTTNNKMRMQNIQAGVDFYLNDKNTLNTSFTLEPRNMKSNENATGSTSIDNVKMYDYQRQTWNKRTNNNGFEYDLAYKHTFAREGEELTAEFNIDRGNDKLEQTSIEQNAKTPANINPKPLTPYTDQLTSSTNDNTRTMLRTDYVLPLAEKGRIEVGYMLSNNDSKSTYDLSKAYAANTAPVLQSQYTNDFDYRQTVNAVYANYGISVGKFKAQAGIRAENADTHGEQQTEKKSFSKNFFDFFPSAFVKYTPNDNNEFGINYSRRTNRPRMWSLNPFVNRADTLNTSQGNPDLNPEYINSFEVGYTRLFNKNSLTLTTFYRKTTGIVASIRQQIDALRSYTTFVNLNSGESYGAEASANINLFKWWNTNCSYSYFHTKLTGNSSSVLDSKAKDSDSWTLRATSNWFLSKQLSFQVMYNYKSPVVTTGAGGFHGMGGSSQGKTHASYYVDMGARYSILKGKGDISLRVSDVFNTNKYISDGFGNGFTSYTKNWRETPNVFMGFTYRINDFKRKQQKQQDANGMDEEIM, encoded by the coding sequence ATGAGTTTAAACAAATTCAGGATTTTCATGCTTGCATCACTCCTCGGGCTGGCCGCGGCTGCCACAGCGCAGCAGCGCTCGGGCGGAGGGACGGGTGCAGGCCACAACGGGAATCCCTCTGGATCGCTTAAGTTCTCGAAGCTGACGGGAACGGTGATCGACAAATCGACAAGCAAGCCAGTAGAGTACGCCAATATCACCATCCTTCGGGCAAAAGATAGCACGTTTGTAACGGGAGGCATCTCCGACAACGCCGGAAGGTTTGCCATCGATAGAGTTCCCTACGGTCTATACACGGTAAAGGTTAAGTTCATCGGCTACGCCACTTCCGTAATCAAAAATGTTAAAGCCATGCAACCAAATACCGAAGTTGGTAAGGTTGACATAACCCCAGCCACCAAAAACCTTGCAGAGGTAACCGTTACAGGACGCAAGAGCGAGGTGCAGAACAACCTCGACAAGAAGGTTTTCAACATCGACAAGAGCATGTACGGCACCGGAGGAACGGCGCTGGACATCATGCAGTCGCTCCCTGCGGTTGCCGTAGACTTCGACGGCAACGTGTCGATGCGCGGATCAAACGTTACCATTCTGATTGACGGGAGACCCTCTAACCTCGTCAGCCTCGATCAGATGCCCGCCCACCTCATCGAGAGGGTGGAGATCATCAGCAATCCTTCGGCCAAGTACGACCCCGAGGGCATGTCGGGCATCATCAACATCATCCTAAAGAAGAATGTGCAGCGCGGCCTTAACGGAATGGTGAACCTAAACGCTGGCTACAACAACAAGTGGATGGGATCGGCAACCCTCAACTACCGAAAGAATAAGCTCAACTACTTTGTGAACTACACCCTGCGCTCGTTCGATGGCGAAAGCTACCAGGATATGTGGTCGAACAACACTTTCGGCAGCGCCAACACGCTGCTGCAGCGCAATACAACCACCAATAATAAGATGAGGATGCAGAACATTCAGGCGGGGGTCGACTTCTACCTGAACGATAAGAATACGCTGAACACCTCATTTACGCTCGAGCCCAGAAACATGAAGTCGAACGAGAATGCTACCGGTTCCACCAGCATCGACAATGTGAAGATGTACGACTACCAGCGCCAAACCTGGAATAAGAGAACCAACAATAACGGTTTTGAGTACGACCTAGCCTACAAGCATACCTTTGCCCGCGAAGGCGAGGAGCTGACGGCCGAGTTCAACATAGATAGGGGCAACGACAAGCTGGAGCAGACCTCCATCGAGCAAAACGCCAAAACTCCGGCCAATATCAACCCAAAACCGCTGACACCCTACACCGATCAGCTTACCAGCAGCACCAACGATAATACGAGAACCATGCTTCGTACCGACTATGTGCTTCCGCTGGCCGAGAAGGGGCGCATTGAGGTGGGCTACATGCTCTCGAACAACGACAGCAAGTCGACCTACGACCTGTCCAAGGCCTACGCCGCCAACACCGCCCCTGTTCTTCAGTCCCAGTACACCAACGACTTCGACTACCGTCAAACTGTCAACGCGGTGTATGCCAACTATGGCATCAGCGTGGGCAAGTTTAAGGCGCAGGCAGGGATACGCGCCGAGAATGCCGATACCCATGGCGAGCAGCAGACCGAAAAGAAGTCGTTCAGCAAGAACTTCTTCGATTTCTTCCCCTCTGCATTCGTGAAGTACACCCCCAACGACAACAACGAGTTCGGCATCAACTACAGCCGCCGCACCAACCGTCCAAGGATGTGGTCGCTGAACCCTTTCGTGAACCGCGCCGATACGCTGAATACCTCGCAGGGTAATCCCGACCTCAATCCCGAGTACATCAACTCATTTGAGGTAGGCTATACCCGCCTGTTCAACAAGAATTCTCTTACTTTAACTACGTTCTACCGAAAAACTACCGGGATTGTAGCAAGTATCCGCCAACAAATAGACGCGCTCCGCTCCTATACCACCTTCGTAAACCTAAACAGCGGCGAATCGTATGGCGCCGAGGCTTCGGCCAACATCAACCTGTTCAAATGGTGGAATACCAACTGCAGCTACAGCTACTTCCACACCAAGCTCACCGGTAACAGCAGCAGCGTGCTCGACAGTAAGGCCAAGGACTCCGATTCGTGGACACTACGCGCCACGTCGAACTGGTTCCTCAGCAAGCAGCTCAGCTTTCAGGTGATGTACAACTATAAATCGCCCGTGGTGACTACCGGAGCTGGCGGATTCCACGGAATGGGCGGAAGCTCGCAGGGAAAAACCCACGCAAGCTACTACGTAGATATGGGAGCCCGCTACTCCATTCTTAAAGGCAAAGGGGATATCAGCCTAAGGGTTAGCGACGTGTTCAATACCAACAAGTACATCAGCGATGGCTTTGGAAACGGCTTCACCTCGTACACCAAGAACTGGAGGGAGACGCCCAACGTCTTTATGGGCTTCACCTACCGTATCAACGACTTCAAGCGCAAGCAGCAGAAACAGCAAGACGCCAACGGCATGGACGAGGAGATAATGTAG
- a CDS encoding acylphosphatase gives MVSKRIVVSGRVQGVGFRYYVDRKAQELGVYGYVRNLPNGKLEVEAEGDDVSVETLIDYCRIGPARALVDRVEVHSQPVVGYTHFGVR, from the coding sequence ATGGTAAGTAAGCGCATTGTTGTAAGCGGTCGGGTTCAAGGTGTTGGATTTCGGTATTATGTTGATCGAAAGGCCCAGGAACTGGGCGTGTATGGGTATGTAAGGAATCTTCCCAATGGAAAGCTGGAGGTGGAGGCTGAGGGTGACGACGTTTCCGTGGAAACGCTTATCGACTACTGCCGCATTGGGCCTGCCCGCGCGCTGGTTGATAGGGTAGAGGTGCACTCGCAACCCGTGGTTGGCTACACCCACTTTGGGGTGAGGTAG
- a CDS encoding alpha-amylase family glycosyl hydrolase — protein sequence MKHPDWTKSATIYELNVRQLTPEGTFRAAQEHLPRLKALGIKIIWLMPIYPIGEDERKGTLGSYYSIKNYKAVNPEFGSFDDFKAFVDDAHQKGLKVIVDWVANHTSRDAAWIAEHPDWYKWDNNGKIVAPYDWSDVAQLDTHNRQMWAEMASCMKYWLTEANIDGFRCDMASLLPVEFWEYIRQELDPVRHVFMLAESEDPHLHRSAFDATYCWDIHHIMNGLAQGKNTVEDLDRCFKKQHTLFGPHDMRLVFTSNHDENSWSGTEFERMGLAAKQMAVLSFLVPSIPLIYNGQEVALSHRLKFFDKDCIEWNVNRDFEELYRKLAALKKRYEALWNGELGGAFSYHFDSSSKIFTIEREKYSSTVVGIFNFSSSTACTATPPYPTTDYMKGTDYGASKGISLLPWQYIVLVNSIR from the coding sequence GTGAAACACCCCGATTGGACAAAGAGCGCAACCATCTACGAGCTCAACGTACGGCAGCTTACCCCCGAAGGAACCTTTAGAGCCGCCCAAGAGCACCTCCCCCGCCTAAAAGCGCTGGGGATTAAGATCATTTGGCTGATGCCGATTTACCCTATCGGGGAAGATGAACGGAAGGGCACGCTCGGCAGCTACTACTCCATTAAGAACTACAAGGCCGTCAACCCCGAGTTTGGCAGCTTCGACGACTTCAAGGCTTTTGTTGACGATGCCCACCAAAAGGGGCTAAAGGTGATCGTCGACTGGGTGGCCAACCACACCTCGCGCGATGCCGCATGGATAGCGGAGCATCCCGACTGGTACAAGTGGGATAACAACGGGAAGATCGTAGCCCCCTACGACTGGTCGGACGTTGCCCAGCTCGACACCCACAACCGCCAGATGTGGGCAGAGATGGCCAGCTGCATGAAGTACTGGCTCACCGAGGCCAACATCGATGGCTTCCGCTGCGATATGGCCAGCCTGCTGCCCGTCGAATTCTGGGAGTATATCCGCCAGGAGCTCGACCCAGTACGCCACGTGTTTATGCTCGCCGAGAGCGAAGATCCTCACCTGCACCGCAGCGCCTTCGACGCCACCTACTGCTGGGACATCCACCACATCATGAACGGCCTTGCGCAGGGTAAGAATACCGTCGAAGATCTAGACCGATGCTTCAAGAAGCAGCACACCCTCTTCGGCCCCCACGACATGAGGCTCGTTTTTACCTCGAACCACGATGAGAACAGCTGGAGCGGCACCGAATTCGAGCGGATGGGGCTTGCCGCAAAGCAGATGGCCGTCCTTTCCTTCCTAGTGCCGAGCATCCCCCTAATATACAACGGGCAGGAGGTGGCCCTAAGCCATCGCCTTAAGTTTTTCGATAAGGATTGCATCGAGTGGAACGTGAACCGCGACTTCGAGGAGCTATACAGGAAGCTAGCTGCGCTAAAGAAGAGGTACGAGGCTCTTTGGAATGGCGAGCTGGGAGGCGCCTTCAGCTACCACTTCGATAGCAGCAGCAAAATTTTTACCATAGAACGCGAGAAGTACAGCAGCACCGTTGTTGGCATATTCAACTTCAGCTCGAGCACCGCCTGCACCGCTACACCGCCATACCCTACAACCGATTACATGAAGGGCACCGATTACGGAGCATCTAAAGGGATAAGCCTGCTACCTTGGCAGTACATCGTGCTGGTTAACAGCATCCGCTAA